From candidate division WOR-3 bacterium, the proteins below share one genomic window:
- a CDS encoding serine hydrolase: MAFNELDHFLTDLVDKRKIPGFVCWVGNLSTSFFQKTYGYAQIKPQKVRMSGDTVFDLASLTKPLVTALLVMLLWEKGMLSIEHALENFLPVFKGKPNAKKSIRQLMTHTCGLPAWYPTYLIPEATRLEFLSNLSATDEEPVYSCLGYIILGKIIESVAGTGLDSCFEQNVTRKLGFHTLGFGPVFDKKTVAATELGNEHERTMAGRHGDVSRIEWRRYLIQGEVHDGNAYYSYGGVAGNAGLFSNLTDLVTITRAYLSAELLKPNTLSMMIKECAGKNEKRNLGWRVDPFPGSLSPDSFGHTGFTGTMLAVEPRSNLIIILLTNAVHPKVQLGLMTPIRRTVVSIVAQTMHLKNTNP, translated from the coding sequence ATGGCCTTCAACGAATTAGACCATTTTCTCACCGATCTGGTTGACAAAAGAAAAATCCCTGGCTTTGTATGCTGGGTCGGCAATCTCAGTACATCGTTTTTTCAGAAGACATACGGTTATGCACAAATCAAACCGCAGAAAGTCCGCATGAGCGGGGATACGGTATTCGACCTGGCATCGCTGACCAAACCGCTTGTGACCGCCCTATTGGTGATGCTTTTGTGGGAGAAAGGAATGTTGAGCATCGAACATGCACTGGAGAATTTCCTGCCGGTGTTTAAGGGAAAACCAAATGCAAAGAAATCTATCAGGCAACTCATGACACATACGTGTGGGTTGCCGGCGTGGTATCCAACATATCTGATACCGGAGGCGACCAGGCTCGAATTTCTATCCAATCTCAGCGCCACTGATGAAGAACCCGTATATTCCTGTTTAGGATATATAATACTCGGTAAGATAATCGAAAGTGTCGCCGGAACGGGACTCGACAGTTGTTTTGAACAAAATGTGACTAGAAAATTAGGGTTCCATACGCTTGGATTCGGTCCTGTATTTGACAAAAAAACAGTTGCAGCAACCGAGCTGGGTAATGAACACGAACGGACAATGGCAGGCCGCCACGGCGATGTTTCTCGTATCGAATGGCGCAGGTACTTGATCCAGGGCGAGGTTCATGATGGCAACGCCTACTACAGTTATGGCGGAGTTGCAGGCAATGCAGGATTGTTCTCCAATCTTACCGACCTTGTTACAATAACCAGAGCATACCTGAGTGCGGAGCTGCTGAAACCAAATACGCTGTCTATGATGATAAAGGAGTGTGCAGGGAAAAACGAAAAACGCAACCTCGGTTGGCGCGTAGATCCATTCCCCGGATCGCTTTCACCTGATTCATTCGGTCACACCGGATTCACTGGCACCATGCTCGCGGTCGAGCCCCGGTCAAATCTGATAATAATATTACTCACAAATGCAGTGCACCCGAAGGTTCAGCTCGGATTGATGACACCGATACGACGCACTGTCGTTAGCATCGTTGCCCAAACGATGCATCTCAAAAATACTAATCCCTAA
- a CDS encoding phosphotransferase, giving the protein MKVGDIVQGYKLTERIDRGGSDREFFRCTKDNTPFIMVYDKDVEQYLKLQQHLAKRKIAVPEIYWYDIEKRIMVQEDLGSRSLYEMSRSGIGLHAIYRQVIDELIRLQVEGRPGVSVECHYDAEHIRWEQEYFRKFFLIQYCGITQDASRSIDIDLEGIAKRILQLAEPISDYLMHRDFQSQNIYYKENRIRIIDFQSARIGPLTYDLGALLRDAYAEVDQQTEYELFNYYHSQLQKKGIAIAREELWQIYRLTALQRGMQALGAFANLSLNKNKTHFLKYIPRGIQLLAQGSKDTEYRMLHSIISSLQA; this is encoded by the coding sequence ATGAAGGTTGGTGATATAGTCCAGGGCTACAAGCTGACAGAAAGAATCGACCGGGGCGGTTCCGACCGTGAGTTCTTCCGCTGCACAAAAGACAATACCCCCTTCATCATGGTCTACGACAAAGACGTCGAGCAGTACCTGAAATTGCAGCAGCATCTGGCAAAAAGAAAAATCGCAGTTCCGGAAATATACTGGTATGATATTGAGAAAAGAATTATGGTGCAGGAAGACCTCGGTTCGCGTTCTCTCTATGAAATGAGCAGGTCGGGCATTGGTCTGCATGCCATATACAGGCAGGTCATCGATGAACTCATCCGGCTACAAGTAGAAGGCAGACCCGGCGTCTCCGTAGAATGTCACTATGATGCCGAACACATACGCTGGGAACAAGAATATTTTCGCAAGTTTTTTCTCATTCAATATTGCGGGATCACGCAAGACGCATCAAGGAGCATCGATATCGACCTCGAGGGCATCGCTAAGCGCATCCTGCAATTGGCAGAACCCATAAGCGACTATCTAATGCATCGCGATTTTCAATCTCAGAATATATACTACAAGGAAAATAGAATCCGGATCATTGATTTTCAATCAGCGAGAATAGGTCCTTTAACTTATGATCTTGGAGCCCTGCTCAGAGATGCATACGCAGAGGTCGACCAGCAAACCGAGTACGAACTCTTTAACTACTACCATTCACAGCTACAGAAAAAGGGGATCGCTATCGCCCGGGAAGAATTATGGCAGATCTACAGACTGACTGCGCTGCAGCGCGGCATGCAGGCACTTGGTGCCTTCGCTAATCTTTCTTTGAACAAAAACAAGACCCACTTTCTTAAATACATACCACGCGGAATTCAACTGTTGGCACAAGGATCGAAGGATACTGAATACAGGATGCTTCATTCAATAATATCCTCACTACAAGCCTGA
- a CDS encoding NDP-sugar synthase, which yields MKAILLAAGYGNRLKPLTDVIPKPLLPIVDTCMIDINLGRLLNAGASCVGINLFHKHEIIEHHLKKYDRRVFPVVEDMLKGTGGAFLNFRDFTEDNFIMQSADVISDISYEEIFDFHKKHRPIATLVMVRHQGTKFRIDKENRVDRILGYDSTPYTYAGIGVFSSRIYSFLPEKPAFTILEVLRNVFRKNEPILGIPSVMHWYNINSYYDYWKIHGDLLQGRTTLDGLKYQSPIYIAPSSRVETEELRGFVSIADNCRIAKGVCLENTIVLPGTSLSTGRYRNCVISDSLRIAVA from the coding sequence ATGAAAGCTATACTGTTGGCGGCGGGTTACGGGAATAGATTGAAACCATTAACCGATGTGATACCAAAACCACTCCTTCCGATAGTAGACACTTGCATGATCGACATAAACCTCGGACGCCTCCTGAATGCAGGAGCATCATGCGTCGGAATCAATCTATTCCACAAACATGAAATCATTGAACATCATCTTAAAAAATACGACCGGCGTGTGTTTCCAGTGGTAGAAGATATGTTGAAAGGCACGGGCGGCGCGTTCCTTAATTTCCGAGATTTCACTGAAGATAATTTCATAATGCAGTCCGCTGATGTGATTTCAGATATCAGTTATGAAGAAATCTTTGATTTTCACAAAAAACACAGACCGATCGCCACGCTGGTGATGGTCCGTCACCAGGGAACAAAATTCAGAATCGATAAAGAAAACCGGGTCGACCGGATTTTAGGTTACGACTCAACCCCGTACACGTACGCCGGCATCGGTGTATTTTCGAGCAGAATATACTCTTTTCTGCCCGAGAAACCGGCATTCACAATACTCGAAGTACTAAGAAACGTTTTTAGAAAGAATGAACCGATCCTGGGGATACCTTCTGTGATGCATTGGTACAACATAAATTCATACTATGATTATTGGAAAATACACGGTGATTTGTTACAAGGAAGGACCACGCTTGATGGACTAAAATACCAATCACCCATCTACATCGCGCCCTCGAGCCGGGTAGAAACCGAAGAACTGCGCGGATTCGTAAGTATTGCCGACAATTGCAGAATCGCCAAAGGCGTGTGCCTGGAGAACACAATTGTCCTGCCCGGAACCTCGCTCTCGACTGGCCGCTATCGAAATTGTGTGATTTCCGATTCCCTCAGGATAGCAGTTGCATGA
- a CDS encoding DUF1343 domain-containing protein, translating into MLLGIDRLVTEDFRSLKGMKIGLLSMSSCCDSRLIPTISLLASAKRTKIVALFAPEHGLHGALQDQIAVPDSTHDAGIRIQSLYGRQRKPALAALEDTEAIVIDLQDIGARYYTFLWSAVLMIKQAAKSNKIIFVLDRPNPLNGIDVQGPVLDATFASFVGLYSVPIRHGMTIGEMCAMLNQTENLKADLRIVKMRGWRRSDHYDQTSLFWNMPSPNMPHFSTAMIYPGMCLIEGTNVSEGRGTTRPFEIFGAPWVDAKRLLCELNRKRIPGAAFRPVHFIPTFHKYRGELCAGLQIYVKDCRKFKPITAGLEIIRTLYRLFPGSFRWRDPPYEFEKKKMPFDILIGNRWVREGIEQGARIRTLQERWMPELKKYRMARKKYLLY; encoded by the coding sequence GTGTTATTAGGTATTGACCGCCTGGTTACCGAGGATTTCAGGTCGCTCAAGGGGATGAAAATAGGTCTGCTGTCGATGTCTTCATGCTGTGATTCAAGGCTCATCCCTACAATCTCACTACTCGCAAGTGCAAAAAGGACAAAGATCGTGGCTCTATTTGCGCCTGAACACGGATTGCACGGAGCTCTGCAGGATCAGATAGCCGTCCCTGATTCGACTCATGACGCAGGAATAAGAATACAAAGCCTGTACGGCAGACAACGAAAGCCCGCCCTGGCAGCACTGGAGGACACTGAGGCGATTGTCATCGACCTACAGGATATTGGCGCGCGCTACTATACGTTTCTGTGGTCAGCCGTGTTGATGATAAAGCAAGCGGCAAAGAGCAACAAGATCATCTTTGTTCTCGACCGTCCGAACCCGCTCAATGGGATTGACGTGCAGGGCCCAGTGCTCGATGCTACTTTTGCATCATTCGTTGGACTTTATTCCGTACCAATACGTCATGGCATGACCATTGGTGAGATGTGTGCCATGCTCAACCAAACAGAGAATTTAAAGGCCGATCTCAGAATAGTAAAAATGCGTGGCTGGCGCCGCAGTGATCATTACGATCAGACTTCCCTGTTCTGGAACATGCCCTCGCCAAACATGCCCCATTTCTCGACAGCAATGATCTATCCGGGGATGTGTCTCATCGAAGGGACGAACGTGTCCGAGGGACGAGGCACAACACGGCCGTTTGAGATATTCGGCGCACCGTGGGTCGATGCCAAGCGCTTGCTCTGTGAACTCAACAGAAAACGCATCCCAGGAGCGGCTTTCAGGCCCGTTCACTTCATACCAACCTTTCATAAGTATCGCGGCGAGTTGTGCGCAGGTCTCCAAATATATGTGAAGGACTGCAGAAAATTCAAACCCATAACAGCAGGTCTTGAAATTATCAGAACACTTTATCGGCTCTTCCCAGGCTCCTTCCGCTGGCGTGATCCGCCTTATGAGTTTGAGAAGAAGAAAATGCCCTTTGATATACTGATCGGTAACCGTTGGGTCAGAGAAGGGATTGAACAAGGCGCCAGGATCAGAACATTACAGGAGCGCTGGATGCCTGAGCTGAAAAAGTACAGAATGGCAAGAAAGAAATATCTACTTTATTAA
- the pilB gene encoding type IV-A pilus assembly ATPase PilB, giving the protein MKLGEVLVNQGLISEDMLAQAVEEQKTDGERLGATLIRMGFISEEELLQALSKHFGVRSVDLRAKQPNESVLKLLPGDIAAKYMVVPVSRFGRKLTLAMLDPHDMAAIEDIKFATGFEIEPVVANIEDIAKIIESHYHVQRIFSDVMFEMDMADAAGDMENKGEVEVKERKEEDLASVVDDSDSGPALKLSSKIISDAVILNVSDVHIEPYESDMRVRYRIDGMLHEVMKPPKKLNRALATVIKVMAKLKVEEKRLPQDGRIKARVQNKIIDIRVSTVPTLFGEKVALRILDRSAIQLNLDLLGFEAESLKCLRRAIKTPYGIVLVTGPTGSGKTTTLYSALTELNDPGLNIITAEDPIEYSLGGVNQLQVNERIGLTFASALRAYLRQDPNIIMVGEIRDLETAEIAIRASLTGHLVLSTVHTNSAAATVTRLINMDVEPFLIASTLLAVESQRLLRKVCPKCRKEIEYSNEVLTDAGVNPKKIDFKLYRGDGCKHCRGTGYKGRIGVFETLLVTAPIREAILKRASNADIEKTAVGEGMITLRDSALNKLRDGVTTLEEVIRETKVE; this is encoded by the coding sequence ATGAAGCTCGGCGAAGTATTGGTAAATCAAGGGTTAATCAGCGAAGATATGCTGGCGCAGGCCGTTGAGGAGCAGAAGACAGATGGTGAAAGGCTCGGCGCTACACTCATTAGGATGGGCTTCATATCTGAAGAAGAATTACTGCAAGCGCTTTCGAAGCATTTCGGAGTAAGGTCTGTTGACTTGAGAGCAAAACAACCCAATGAATCAGTCCTGAAACTTCTGCCGGGTGATATCGCAGCCAAATACATGGTCGTTCCCGTGTCGAGATTCGGTCGCAAACTAACTCTGGCAATGCTTGACCCTCATGACATGGCTGCGATCGAGGACATAAAGTTCGCAACCGGTTTTGAGATCGAACCGGTTGTCGCTAATATTGAGGATATTGCGAAGATAATCGAGAGCCACTACCATGTTCAACGTATTTTCTCCGACGTCATGTTTGAAATGGACATGGCCGATGCCGCTGGTGACATGGAGAACAAGGGCGAAGTCGAAGTAAAGGAGAGAAAGGAAGAGGATCTGGCAAGCGTCGTTGATGACAGCGATAGCGGGCCTGCTCTCAAACTCTCCAGCAAAATTATCAGCGACGCGGTTATCCTCAATGTATCTGACGTACACATCGAGCCATATGAGAGTGACATGCGTGTCCGTTATCGAATTGATGGTATGTTACACGAGGTGATGAAACCCCCTAAGAAATTGAACAGGGCTCTGGCGACGGTCATCAAGGTCATGGCAAAACTGAAAGTTGAAGAGAAAAGGCTACCCCAAGACGGCCGGATAAAAGCCAGGGTGCAGAACAAAATCATCGACATCCGTGTGTCCACTGTTCCCACCCTCTTTGGAGAGAAGGTCGCGTTGAGAATCCTTGACCGGTCCGCGATTCAGCTGAATCTGGACCTCCTTGGTTTTGAGGCGGAGAGTTTGAAGTGCCTCCGCCGGGCAATAAAGACGCCGTACGGTATCGTCCTCGTGACTGGCCCAACCGGTTCAGGAAAAACTACAACACTTTACTCGGCCTTAACCGAGCTAAATGATCCCGGTTTGAACATTATCACTGCCGAAGACCCTATCGAATACTCACTCGGCGGTGTAAACCAGTTACAGGTGAACGAAAGAATAGGTTTGACATTTGCATCTGCCCTGCGGGCATATCTACGACAGGACCCGAATATCATAATGGTAGGTGAAATCCGTGACCTGGAGACTGCCGAGATTGCGATCCGTGCATCATTGACCGGACATCTTGTTCTTTCTACTGTACATACAAACTCGGCCGCGGCAACGGTGACAAGATTGATCAACATGGACGTTGAACCATTTCTCATTGCTTCAACCCTGCTGGCCGTTGAGTCGCAGCGGTTGTTGAGGAAGGTCTGTCCCAAATGCCGCAAGGAAATAGAATATTCAAATGAAGTTCTGACCGATGCGGGCGTCAATCCAAAGAAAATTGATTTCAAGCTTTATCGCGGTGATGGCTGCAAGCACTGCCGGGGCACTGGCTATAAAGGGAGGATCGGTGTGTTCGAGACGCTACTCGTGACTGCGCCGATCAGAGAGGCGATTCTGAAGAGAGCATCAAACGCTGACATTGAGAAAACTGCGGTTGGGGAAGGCATGATTACTCTCCGCGATTCTGCGTTGAACAAATTAAGGGATGGCGTGACGACCCTCGAAGAGGTCATCCGCGAAACAAAGGTGGAGTAG
- the pilB gene encoding type IV-A pilus assembly ATPase PilB produces the protein MEEKLGTYLVKQGLLTEEQLREAVREKKDTGQRLISILNGRNYVSEGKLLAQLSNLYRMEVVDLDYVIPDKKVLDRIPAEKAYHYEVLPIDVKGRYLTVAMVDPTDISAIEDLRFITGKEISPVLASESSIRDALDRYYKMEKGLAEVRVEAATETKELDVEDLELLETGFEEDIEETKLRADAEGGPVIRIVNFYIADAVNKEASDIHVEPYEKHVRIRFRIDGVLREQQLPPFNMKAGIITRLKLMAKMDIAERRLCQDGRINILVGTKMIDLRVSAIPTLYGEKIVMRILDRSSLMLDLTKLGFGEDSLKKYLRSIESPYGIILITGPTGSGKTTTLYSTLARMNSPDRQIMTIEDPVEYNLHGINQIQVHEEIGLTFSNALRAFLRQAPNIILVGEIRDSETAEIAIRAALTGHLVFSTIHTNDAPTTINRLIDIGVPPYLVSSALILIQAQRLVRRICPQCREKIEADPKLLEEAGIPKGALPDNMIFRGKGCPNCNQTGYKGRIGLYEVMPLSSDMRSMILKGASSDDIAKQAEKEGMFTLRDDGIDKVKQGVTTVEELMRETVSF, from the coding sequence GTGGAAGAGAAACTGGGAACCTATTTAGTCAAGCAGGGTCTTTTAACCGAAGAACAGTTGCGTGAAGCGGTGCGTGAGAAAAAAGATACCGGGCAGCGTCTCATAAGTATTTTAAACGGGCGCAACTATGTCTCAGAAGGCAAATTACTTGCTCAGTTGAGTAACCTCTACAGGATGGAGGTGGTCGATCTGGATTATGTAATACCAGATAAAAAAGTTTTGGATAGAATTCCGGCAGAAAAAGCATATCACTACGAAGTTCTGCCCATTGATGTCAAAGGTCGATACTTGACAGTCGCAATGGTCGATCCGACTGACATCAGTGCCATAGAAGACTTACGATTCATTACCGGTAAGGAAATCAGTCCGGTGCTTGCGTCGGAGTCAAGTATTCGTGATGCGCTTGATCGTTACTACAAAATGGAGAAAGGATTGGCCGAGGTTAGGGTGGAAGCCGCCACTGAAACGAAAGAACTGGACGTCGAGGACCTCGAACTGCTTGAAACGGGGTTTGAAGAGGACATTGAAGAAACCAAATTGCGTGCCGATGCTGAGGGTGGACCGGTTATCCGTATTGTTAATTTCTACATTGCGGATGCGGTTAACAAAGAAGCGTCGGACATACACGTCGAACCTTATGAAAAACACGTAAGAATAAGATTTCGTATTGATGGTGTGCTGCGCGAACAACAGCTGCCGCCCTTTAACATGAAAGCGGGTATTATAACAAGACTCAAGTTGATGGCAAAGATGGATATTGCCGAGAGGCGTCTCTGCCAGGACGGCCGGATCAATATCTTGGTTGGTACTAAGATGATCGATTTGCGTGTTTCGGCCATTCCTACGTTATACGGCGAGAAGATTGTGATGAGAATCCTCGACCGCAGTTCTCTGATGCTGGACCTGACAAAACTTGGATTTGGCGAGGATTCGCTGAAGAAATACCTAAGAAGCATTGAGAGTCCGTATGGCATCATATTGATCACGGGACCGACAGGGAGCGGCAAAACAACAACTCTGTATTCAACGCTTGCCCGCATGAACAGCCCCGACCGGCAGATCATGACGATCGAAGACCCGGTTGAGTATAATCTTCATGGTATCAACCAGATACAGGTTCATGAGGAAATCGGGCTCACCTTCTCCAATGCATTAAGGGCTTTTCTGCGCCAGGCGCCAAACATAATCCTCGTCGGTGAGATTCGGGACTCTGAAACTGCAGAAATCGCAATTCGCGCCGCACTCACCGGACATCTCGTTTTCTCGACGATCCATACGAATGATGCACCGACTACGATAAACCGCTTGATTGATATCGGTGTGCCACCTTATTTGGTATCGAGTGCTCTGATATTGATACAGGCACAACGTTTAGTACGGCGTATTTGTCCTCAGTGTCGAGAGAAAATAGAGGCAGATCCGAAGTTACTCGAAGAAGCAGGGATTCCGAAAGGTGCTCTGCCAGATAATATGATTTTTAGGGGAAAAGGATGCCCGAACTGTAATCAGACCGGATACAAGGGCCGTATCGGTCTTTACGAAGTCATGCCTTTATCTTCGGACATGCGTTCCATGATTCTGAAAGGCGCGAGTTCCGATGATATAGCCAAGCAGGCCGAAAAGGAAGGCATGTTTACGCTGCGGGATGACGGCATTGACAAGGTTAAACAGGGCGTTACTACTGTTGAAGAGTTAATGAGAGAGACAGTATCTTTCTAA
- a CDS encoding type IV pilus twitching motility protein PilT: MPVSMRQLLEEMVQRNSTDLHLTTGAPPMFRIDGELVPTNYEIMTPEVIQNLIYSVLNDQQKKKFEMEWELDFSFGIAGLSRFRGNCFQQRGSAAAAIRTIPFEIRGFKELGIPGVVEQLAKRPKGLILVTGPTGCGKSTTLAALIDRVNSERRCHIVSVEDPIEYLFRHKKAIVNQRQIGSDTKSFANALKYVLREDPDVVMVGEMRDPETIGTTLTIAETGHLTLATLHTNSAAESIHRIIDVFPPHQQGQVRSQLAFVVEAVLTQQLLPKIGGGRVLSAEIMVGTPAIRALIRDEKEHQIYSSIQAGQKYGMQTMNQALYTLYAKRLVTLETAFDYSPNIEEFEHMVEQKSPVLK; the protein is encoded by the coding sequence ATGCCGGTTTCAATGAGGCAACTTTTGGAGGAAATGGTTCAAAGGAACTCTACGGATCTTCACCTGACAACGGGCGCGCCGCCGATGTTTCGTATAGATGGGGAATTAGTGCCGACCAATTACGAGATAATGACGCCAGAGGTCATACAAAACTTGATATACAGCGTGCTGAACGATCAACAGAAGAAGAAGTTCGAAATGGAATGGGAATTGGATTTCTCGTTCGGAATTGCAGGTTTATCCCGTTTCCGCGGTAACTGTTTTCAACAGCGGGGTAGCGCTGCAGCAGCTATTCGTACCATCCCCTTTGAGATCAGGGGGTTCAAGGAGCTCGGCATACCAGGCGTGGTCGAGCAACTGGCAAAAAGACCGAAGGGATTGATACTGGTCACCGGTCCTACCGGTTGCGGTAAGTCCACAACCCTTGCGGCTCTTATTGATCGCGTAAATAGTGAAAGGCGCTGTCATATCGTTAGCGTGGAGGACCCCATTGAGTATCTTTTCCGACACAAAAAAGCGATCGTTAACCAACGTCAGATAGGCAGCGACACAAAATCTTTCGCCAATGCGTTGAAGTATGTGCTGCGTGAGGATCCGGATGTTGTTATGGTGGGTGAGATGCGTGACCCTGAAACTATCGGCACAACGTTGACAATAGCCGAAACTGGTCATCTTACCCTTGCGACACTCCACACAAACTCTGCTGCTGAATCAATACATCGTATCATCGACGTGTTCCCGCCACACCAGCAGGGGCAAGTCCGGTCGCAGCTCGCATTCGTAGTTGAGGCGGTCTTGACTCAGCAACTGTTGCCAAAAATCGGCGGTGGCAGGGTCCTTTCCGCTGAGATCATGGTTGGTACACCGGCGATAAGAGCATTGATAAGGGATGAGAAGGAACATCAGATTTATTCATCAATCCAGGCCGGCCAGAAATATGGAATGCAGACAATGAATCAGGCGCTCTACACGCTGTATGCAAAACGGTTGGTAACGCTTGAGACGGCATTCGATTACTCACCCAATATTGAGGAATTCGAGCACATGGTGGAACAGAAGTCACCCGTGTTGAAATGA
- a CDS encoding type II secretion system F family protein, with protein MPLFVWKGRTATGAAASGEIAASSQADVVAALRQKKIIPTSIKIKEEKKGLGLFGIRVSRRALAVFTRQFATMLNAGLPLLSCLEILAKQTESQALRRVLGEVRTDVEGGLSLADALRRQPKVFDNLYVNMVESGETGGALDVILVRLANYLEKSAALVRKIRGAMIYPIIILSVAIMAIAILLIFVIPIFAKMFEGVGAQLPPMTQLVVGMSNLLKVWAIPLVLVFIAFFTIARRWHKTESGAKTIDPLLLKLPVFGNLIRKQSIARLSRTLSTLLSSGVPIIDALEITAKSSGNWVIEDAILKARSSIKGGENIADPLTKTAVFPPMVTQMIAIGEASGGLDEMLAKVADFYDSEVDQAVENLTSALEPVIMVVLGGVVGFIVISMYLPIFQLAGTIME; from the coding sequence ATGCCATTATTTGTCTGGAAGGGTAGGACGGCCACAGGCGCCGCAGCAAGTGGTGAGATTGCCGCTAGTTCACAGGCCGATGTTGTCGCTGCTTTACGCCAGAAGAAAATAATTCCGACATCCATCAAGATCAAGGAGGAAAAGAAGGGTCTTGGGCTATTTGGTATTCGTGTTTCGCGACGTGCTCTGGCAGTCTTCACGAGGCAATTTGCCACGATGCTCAATGCCGGATTACCATTGTTGAGTTGCTTGGAGATCCTTGCCAAGCAGACAGAGAGTCAGGCTCTACGCCGGGTCTTGGGTGAGGTGAGAACTGACGTCGAGGGCGGTCTTTCTTTAGCCGATGCCTTGCGCCGTCAGCCAAAGGTTTTTGACAATCTCTACGTCAACATGGTCGAATCGGGCGAGACTGGTGGTGCACTTGATGTGATCCTCGTGCGTCTTGCGAATTATCTTGAAAAATCAGCCGCGCTCGTGCGCAAGATCCGTGGTGCCATGATATATCCGATCATCATTCTATCCGTGGCGATCATGGCGATTGCCATCCTTCTCATCTTCGTCATTCCGATATTCGCGAAAATGTTTGAAGGGGTGGGAGCACAACTACCTCCAATGACACAATTGGTGGTCGGGATGTCAAATCTTCTCAAGGTCTGGGCAATACCATTGGTGCTAGTATTCATTGCGTTTTTTACTATCGCACGACGTTGGCACAAGACTGAATCCGGGGCAAAGACGATCGACCCATTACTGCTGAAGCTTCCTGTTTTCGGTAACCTGATCCGCAAACAATCAATTGCGCGGTTATCGAGAACGCTCTCGACCTTGCTGTCCAGCGGTGTTCCTATCATCGACGCACTTGAGATTACCGCTAAGAGTTCCGGCAACTGGGTAATTGAAGATGCGATTCTAAAAGCACGCTCTTCTATCAAGGGCGGTGAGAATATTGCCGATCCGTTGACGAAGACCGCTGTCTTTCCTCCCATGGTGACTCAAATGATTGCGATCGGTGAGGCCTCTGGTGGTCTGGATGAGATGCTCGCAAAGGTCGCCGATTTTTATGATTCAGAGGTAGACCAGGCCGTTGAGAACTTGACCAGTGCACTTGAGCCTGTGATCATGGTCGTTTTAGGCGGGGTTGTTGGTTTCATAGTCATTTCAATGTACCTGCCGATCTTCCAACTCGCCGGAACAATTATGGAGTAG